A window of Rosa rugosa chromosome 7, drRosRugo1.1, whole genome shotgun sequence genomic DNA:
ACAAACAACTGAACGGTGCTCAATAACTTGATGTACCCATACCACATATCCATTGTTGTTTTCATTATTATCAAGATGCACCGTCAGTGGCGATAGTCTTATGTTATTGCCTATGGCATGTCAGCGCAAATTCGCTCACTCAATTGACCTCACTACCTTTAGAAAATGCATGACATGTGCACATATTCGCTAGTAAACTCACATAGCTACtgcatatatgtatacatatgaTTAGGGCCATATGTCGTATATGTTTTTCGACATTATAATTGCACATTCAAATAGCAACCACTCTTGGTCCAAACCTAATTTAGTCATTGTAGTTCAATGCTATTTTGGTATATGTTTATATAGGCTCCAGCGCCTAGCGCACATATGATGACCAGTGCACAAATGATGACCTATTTTCATTgccaatattaaaaaaaaaacaaaacaaaacaaaacacattAGAAGCACACAAATACAACATGTCATTTGTTATCAACTACTACACTATTGCATTGTTTGTACACTTTGCTCAATTGATACATATATTCAAATAATTTGTCTATTTTATCAAAGCACTTGTGCAAGTTGCTAATGTTGATTTCACAAATTCATGTACGTATTAATCATCTATTTTCTTTCAAGGAAATCCAACTTTCCTCTCGAGCATTTACCTACTTGCAAGGAGTACCTTGATGTCGATACTAGTATCGGATACGTTGACAACTTCAACATGGAGCGTCATgtttggacaactccaacatgatttgggtacccatatcaattccaactccaatatactccaaatcggcataagataagtaaacATATCTCCTTCTTTATGCTCTTGCATTTAGAGCTCATGCCATGCTAAAGCCAAGTTTTATTTTATACGTTCCAAATGACTTTAAGCATGCTCACAACTTGTACCAATTTTAGTAGCACACCTACTATGCTTACATACTATTGTCATGCCTtaacatgtctccatgacccttaagcatgtctaaaaaaatgcaaaaatgttattagcaactttactacaagtacatgctatacacatgaCATGCTTCAATCCATTTAATGTGACACTCACTTAAGAAAAATATGCCATGCTTATTTGTTGTTCATACAATTAGCACACTTTACATGTACTCTAATGTAAATATATTGGCTAGCCTCTTGGCCACCATACTTTGTCAAAATCTCCCTACAAGAAAAATACCTAAAACAGGTCTAGACTCCACAAGTCTATGGTccacgaccaaccgccaagcggtaaggcaatgcctcataatgacaatgaccgctacgcgacAATgcgcactatgccaaaaaggccttcagacgacagaactgttctatCGTCTGaacgaatcaaaatatgtcgtctagtacggtgtcgtgtcttggggttatcagacgacataaaaaaataaatttcatgtgttgtctgatgagttttgcatttcgGGACCAATGTGATATGTATCTTTAAAAGCGGTAACACAACAGTTTTGTGTTGTCTGAGAAACAATACAACCACAGCCTTTTGTAAATTCTATTGTGTAAAGCATATTTGCAAGACATATATCTGTGGTCGTAAACTGTTTCAGACTACAATTAAGTGTCGGTCTAGGGTACATTcatatgacatttaagtgttgtgtgaaagttttgaaaCTGTACGTATGTGATGTTGGTAAATGGTTAAGACAATAGATATCAtattctttctgttatgtcagtTTCATTACAACaacaatttactgtcgtttgagattattAACACGACAAATATTTGTCGTCTGAATATAAAAGGGACCACAAATATTAGGTCTTTTATATTGTCTGTGATTAAGTCCAACCATACTTATTTGTTGTTATACGCTTTAGCCAACACTTTCATCTAAtttatgttgttgtttttccatttaggctacaattttctgttgtcccaATGCCAAAAAGACAATAGATCGACTTCTAATTGGTTtttgtgcagctgcaaccacacattttggtgtgcttttgttgtagcttgcaatttgagataacacatattagtgaaaccataaaattgccattcatgaaaccataaaatccacatccaaaatcattttGGAAACAATCCATCATCGTCTCGTGTACACAAGCCTAATCATGAACATTAGTTCAAAATGGCCCATATCTAATAATCTATACAGGTagcaaaatatatgcatgcagtacTGCAAGCTAATAAACTAGAAGCACTACACAATCCGGGCAACCAAGTAAACAACATAGCAAAATAGCTAGCAATACTGCAAGTTTGTCCAAGGTTTTATTGATCTTGAACTTGGGTAAATGGAAAAACTTTGACCCTGAACTGAAGTAAAGCAGTAGCAGCGTTACACTACTGTGAGGGTACCTTATTTAGCACATCGGTAGAGTTTGGAGTGTGACATGTACCATGGTTACAGTTCCCATAGCTTCCAGGTGGAGTACCGAAGCTTGAAAATTTAATAGTAGAAATGGATTGCTCGTTTGTACACTCTAGTCGAAGTTTAGGCTTCTTTTGCTCCTTCAGTTTGCCTCAGTTCTTGGTCTGCCATTTCTCAACACGTGGGTGACTTTCAGAAGATCAATCTTTGTAACATCGCCAGCAAGCTCCTCAAATACCACCAACAGATTTTGGGATGGCTTGAGCCAAGACTGAGGAACATGATACCTGAAACATAGATAGAATATAGGAAATTAGTAAATAGGTACTTAATGTTTTTTTCTGATCCAGTGGTAAACAAGTTTACACATACCATTGTTGAGTCGGTTGGAGACAACCAAATTGGCACTTGTTAATCCTGAATGTACCAAAATAACTGCACGCGCTGCAGTTACCATTAGCATGAACAGTCCAGTATCTTCCGATGAACAATCCAGTTACCATAAGCTCAATTATTCCTTACGTTTTAGTTACCTCTAGGAGTGATATACCATATGATTAAATCAGTGGTTGACCCTAAACTTTATTTAGCATGACATAGTGCTTCATTTGATTGCTGAAAAGTACACACAAGTAGAGACTGTTAGATCATAATGTCATGGTGTCCTGAAAAGTACATTGCTGCTAGCTCACTGCTTTATTACTGATCCTAGTGTCCTGTAAATTGCTGACTCACTTTGGGACCAGAGCACCCCATTTAGAACATTTACTCAAAACCCAAGGCCAGCTTAGCCCCTCCCCTTCCCTTCCCAGGCCTTAGGCTTCCTTTGTACCcaaaacaagaaggaaaaaaaaaaaaagacgaagaCAAAACACACCAAGAGCGAAGAAGACAAAACACACAAAGCACCAAAGAATCAAAAATCGAAGAaatcaaagaattgaaaatttgaaatagtAGAGCAATAGAGCATTAACCAATTGAAACGGCagcttacaaaaataaaaaatgcacCAGCAGAGCATTAACTAACACTAACAGACCTGGGATCTCTTATTTTAAACATTAAGCAATGGAGGCGACAGGCTTCATATATAATAAACATCATCACAATTACTCCTATTTTGGACTTGtactaaccttgtacttaacTCGTCATCATTCAATACGAAAAGGAAAGCAACATATCATATGTACCAGACTACCAGCAATGAAAATCACTATGATTTACAAAaggaaaacacaaaaaaaaaaatcaatctcatccAAATAGAAAAACTCACGAAAATAAGCAAAATTAGAAGTAGCTAACTCATCCAAATCAAGACTAAGTACCAAAATTAGAAGTAGCAAACTCATTCAAACAGATACGAAGAAGTAACAACTGAAGAACAAATTCttctcttcaaagttcaaactgtcCAATACTCCAATTGTTCAATCCAATCGCAAAATACTGAAATAGATTCAGTACCCAACTACCCATTAAGTCATTAACCAATTCAAACATCCAATTCAAACTTAGAACTTACCTTAAGAGACTGAATATGATGTGTGATGCACTCTGAAAATAGAACACCAGAGAGATATTTATAAGCAGCCAGTTATGTTTACATGGAAATTTATACATAATTGACAAACGTGTTCACAACAAAGAAGTGTAAATAATTTCTTTGACATACCAAGATCAATAGAAAGTTAGAAACCCAAGCCACATGCGTTTAGGTGAAGGGAACGGAAGCATTAAGTGGACAACACCATAGATGGCAGCtgcaaagaaatggagaaacaaGTGTAATGGACGAGGGTTAAGACCAGAGAGAAGATAAACTGGTCCATATGAGCAGATGCCTCCAAGGGATAAGACAGTGTTGTATCCTTCCCATCTTTGTAAAGAGCATAACCAAACACTTTCTGGGCATCAATCGACTCATTTGCACAATCTGTGGTCAGGAATAGATATTGTTCAATGTTCATCAAAATTTAGCTACCAGTTTAGTAATAATCATTCAACTTCAGCAGAAGTATGAagttaaattaaacaatttcaCAATGCACAAAATCCTAGATTAGGTGATTGCTTACCTTCAAGACCCAACTCAATCAATTTGAGATATCCCCCAAGCTGCAATAGCTCCCCAACAATTCTGTCTGGCTCACTCAAGACTTTTGCACTCCCAAAATCACAAAGTTTCAGCTGATGTGTGTGTGGATTTACCTGAATATGCACAGGTAGGATTTGAGCATGACCAATAAAAGATCAATGAAAGAACAAATATATAAAAAGGATGGTCATCAGATGCAACTTAGTCAGCGTATGTGAATTGTTTTTTTGAACTTATCCGTCATGGTATGTAGCAAGATAGTAGATACCCCAGTTTGCTCAGATTCTCTACTGATAAGAAACtttgttaattattttaaatTCTTATTGACAGCTTTCACTAAGACAAATCAAGCATTTGGCATAAGATGTCAAAATTATTTGGCTCTACGAGAATTCAGATATCAATTCCtcaaagaggaaaaagaaactgTAAAAGCTCAAGCCACCAAAGTAACAAACTAAACTAGAGCGATTAGGTAAAGAAATAGAAGGATATCATATGAAGCTAAAGCTGAATGTATATCATCACAATTCATGGAATTTCTGCGAAATGGACACTTGAAATTGATATGTAGAAGCATCAGGTAATAGAAATGTTTCACACAAACACACAGATATACATGAGATATAGAATGCATACAGGTCCAATGATCCAAAATATCATTTTAAAGCTAGCATGTTATTCTCAGAACTACATTGCACTAACTGAAGTATTACCATTTgcatttcttgatttaaatatAAAATTTCCCTAGTGTTTTTGGGATTAAatttaatataaaaaatattacACGTAGTTgattaatttttgtaaaaccaGTAGAAGTCTTATATAGGTCATGTGTCCAATGGCTCTGCTAAGGAACCCAGTGAATCGGTATCAGACAGGATATCCAGAGTCATACAAAAGCAACCATCCATATGGAAAAATAATCTTACAAGTAAATTTTGAGGCTTGATGTCACGGTGACAGATGCCAATGCCATTATGTATATAAGCAAGTGCCCGACAGATCTGTACCAAAAAGAAGTTGGGCTATAAACAAGTATAAATAATGAAAGCAAAGAAACATTAGAAATTATGAACATAGAACCAAATATACTTGGTGGCCATAGGTAATATGCTCATCTATGGAGGCAAGATTCATGCCATAGAAATTTTGATAAACAACACACGGCAAAAGAGAAAACTATAGAATCAAATAACTTCATACCTGGTAGGTATAAAGTTTAACATATATTAAAGGCATCCGCTGGTTGATCCTGCTATAGTTCCTTGCGATATGGTAAACAGTTTCAGGAACAAATTCAAGTACGAGATTCAAGTAAACCTCTTCTTTGTCTATAGTTGAAAAGAAGCAATGTTTTAGGGAAACAATGTTTAGATGATCCAACATTTGCATAATCTGTAACTCCCGATTCTTGTAACGCTTGTCTTGGAGAACCTTCTTGATAGCAACAATCTCTCCAGTTTCTCTACATTTCGCCTGTGCACAGAAGTTCAAGTCTGTTCAACACTGTAATCTATTGGAAGATCAAATGAGAATAGATTCAATAGAGCAAAATATTGTTTACCAACCTGGAAAACAACCTCAAAAGAGCCAGTTCGAACCACATGTTCTGAAATATAACTCACTGTCTGTCAATCCACATAAGAGAAAAAAGAATGCACATCATGAAAGACGCAAGAAACCACCATTTCCAAGTTACAATGACATTACTCAATTAAATTTCCATACAAATAGACTTTCTTCCGACCTGTCTAGATTAACCACCTAGACCGCCAACAGTTGTGCGTATTACATGTCCTGTTTCAGCACCCGCACCATCAATTATATCAGGTTCACTATCCTACAACAGAAGAAACAACAAAAGATGTGAACCAAGTGTAGCAAGATTTTGCAAAATCCTAGTCAAAACCAGTCAGCTTTAGGGTGAAGAATCTGAAGGTATAGATCTGCAAAACAACCATGTTTCAATTAAACTTACTAATTTCatctattgagaaacaaaaCACATGCATTAAAAGCCCAATAAAAACCAAATTGAACGAAACCCAGATCATATAAATCCCAGAAAAATTCACTAAAGCCAACACCTTTCTCAAAAACAAAGCTTAAACGACCAAATCGAACTAGCACACGATCTAATTCGAGGAGAGAGGGTCGGTGCAATCGAGCTTCGAGGACAGAAGGAGAAGGCTATTGCCGGCGACCGTCCaggagagattgagagagagacgACGACGACTCACTGAGTGATTGACTTTGGATTCAAGGAGACAACAAGCAAAGTCACTGAATGCCGCCGTTTCGCCGTCGTCGACTATCAAGGAggctaagagagagagagagagagagagagagagagagaggtctgggTTTTCAGTAACCGGAACACTGAACGGTGTTTGTTATTTTGACGAGGATAAAAGGCACCCCATCCCCAAGTAGAAAAGAACCGAATCGAAATCAGTTGAGAGAGAACTGAGATTTGAGAGAGCTAAGTGAAAAGGAGAGAGTGAGGCTGGTGTTTGAGTTTTCGCGGGTTCTAGGTTGAGATGAGAGAGCTAATTGATCGAGTGAGAATGCACTATTCGGTTGAGTCTTTGGTTGCTGAGAGAGAAGATAGAGTTCTAGATAGTTTTTTCAAGGGTTTGAGTTTTAGACCGTGATATTGGGTGTTCTGTGTTATGTCGAGACTTGAAACAATTAATTGAAGTCAAACTCAtcatattcagacaacacaattgTGTCGTCTGAATATCACCCATTAACTAGTCAGCTACAGAGTTTGGGCACTTGAGAGGGAAAAGACTTAAATTTCTTGGGGggaattttaaaatttttgctAGGGTTCAATGTAGAGAATCTCTGTATTTTTTCAACAACATATAATTGTTGTCTGAATCAGACCATcttttcaaaaaattcaaagTATGGTTTTTCtgtgtattcagacaacacatttaatttatatgtcgtctgaaaaactcagacgacataaaattagttttatgtcgtctgatggcctttttggcatagtgtgcagtcaagcttttcttctctgggaaagagtaaagggaccgGTTAACGCAGCCTATggtagccattgatccggcagttaacacCCGATGCTTGGGTATCAAAAGATTAGGTTTGCTACCTAACGCCCACTGCTtaaacgcagctcccctcatcaaatatttttccgaccatacggaggtctatagccaggagtgggggactccttggaaggcctagcaggggcccacccgaaagggcataagcgttcgctccgacaaaattctagatggacgacgcacttgcactaattatgctcgCAATACGGCACAAAGCCACGCTTTGGTACCAACCCCGTGAGaaaaccctccttgactggggacttcggggacttgtacatacaatccagcataattagcaacggttgCGCTCATGTCTCAGGGTATCACcttcgagctacccgttaatgcctcaTGACATCCCCGAGCTTTAACGCTTTTGTCTTCTCGGCAACccccgagcttcacgctcacTCCTCCCCGACATTCTCGAGCTTTACACTCGTGTCTCCTCGGCATagtacacattaatggaacattgaattcttctaccatctGTCGTTTGCaacaatcaaattcttttcacgtttcattaatacgagcgaaaaccaaactaaCACACACGTTTGCATATTcattgttcatgagttacaaactaTTGCCTTcacggcactcatgcaacttacacctcATGGGCATAACCTCATCAACTCGACCTCGTTCACTTTCT
This region includes:
- the LOC133719742 gene encoding beta-galactosidase 5-like codes for the protein MVTGLFIGRYWTVHANGNCSACSYFGTFRINKCQFGCLQPTQQWYHVPQSWLKPSQNLLVVFEELAGDVTKIDLLKVTHVLRNGRPRTEAN
- the LOC133723249 gene encoding shaggy-related protein kinase kappa-like encodes the protein MCHYLISLSDKLRVDSAQDSEPDIIDGAGAETGHVIRTTTVSYISEHVVRTGSFEVVFQAKCRETGEIVAIKKVLQDKRYKNRELQIMQMLDHLNIVSLKHCFFSTIDKEEVYLNLVLEFVPETVYHIARNYSRINQRMPLIYVKLYTYQICRALAYIHNGIGICHRDIKPQNLLVNPHTHQLKLCDFGSAKVLSEPDRIVGELLQLGGYLKLIELGLEDCANESIDAQKVFGYALYKDGKDTTLSYPLEASAHMDQFIFSLVLTLVHYTCFSISLQLPSMVLST